From a region of the Agromyces ramosus genome:
- a CDS encoding class I adenylate-forming enzyme family protein, giving the protein MPDGLHTLGRWTGDRARATPDRTAIDDRGVVVTYRELDARAERLAAAFRAAGYAIGDRIATLTGNSADHVVLFFACAKAGLVLVPLSWRLAPRELSAQLEIAEPALLLVETEFESLAKATLARLARRVPTAAIGAHGVEAEVPAPSRDVLPGPSGRIEVADDDALLIIFTSGTTATPKGAVLTHANCFWTNLAFSRIVELRATDTVLAVMPQYHVGGWNIQPLLAWWTGATVVLERTFDPGRVLHLIQERRITTMMGVPANYLFLAQHPDFDGTDLSSLEHAIVGGAPMPPALLRTWHARGVALTQGYGLTEASPNVLCLPDEHARSRAGSAGKPYPHVDVAVADPVSGEHLDAAAEGELLVHGPSVFAGYFRDDAATAAALHDGWLHTGDLVRRDADGFFTIVDRIKDIYISGGEGVAPAEVESVLMAHPAVADVAVVGVPDERWGEAGVAWVVVRRGRVTDAAELESFARDFLARFKVPRDVYFIDELPRSTAGKVVRRHLVERAAAFAAQAAHTPAARTEDRR; this is encoded by the coding sequence ATGCCTGACGGCCTGCACACGCTCGGGCGCTGGACCGGCGACCGCGCCCGCGCGACGCCCGACCGCACCGCGATCGACGATCGCGGCGTCGTCGTCACCTACCGCGAGCTCGACGCTCGCGCCGAGCGGCTTGCCGCGGCGTTCCGCGCGGCCGGCTACGCCATCGGCGACCGCATCGCCACGCTCACCGGCAACAGCGCCGATCACGTGGTGCTGTTCTTCGCCTGCGCGAAGGCAGGGCTCGTGCTCGTGCCGCTCTCGTGGCGACTGGCGCCGCGGGAGCTCTCCGCGCAGCTCGAGATCGCCGAGCCCGCGCTGCTCCTCGTCGAGACGGAGTTCGAGTCGCTCGCGAAGGCGACGCTCGCGCGGCTCGCGCGCCGCGTGCCGACCGCGGCGATCGGGGCCCACGGCGTCGAGGCCGAGGTGCCGGCGCCGTCGCGCGACGTGCTGCCTGGGCCATCCGGCCGCATCGAGGTCGCCGACGACGACGCGCTGCTCATCATCTTCACATCGGGCACGACCGCGACACCGAAGGGCGCCGTGCTCACGCACGCGAACTGCTTCTGGACGAACCTCGCGTTCTCGCGCATCGTCGAGCTGCGCGCGACCGACACGGTGCTCGCGGTCATGCCGCAGTACCACGTCGGCGGTTGGAACATCCAGCCGCTGCTCGCCTGGTGGACGGGTGCGACCGTCGTGCTCGAGCGCACCTTCGACCCCGGCCGAGTGCTGCATCTCATCCAGGAGCGGCGCATCACGACCATGATGGGCGTGCCCGCGAACTACCTCTTCCTCGCGCAGCATCCCGACTTCGACGGCACGGACCTGTCGAGCCTCGAGCACGCGATCGTCGGCGGAGCGCCGATGCCGCCCGCGCTGCTGCGCACCTGGCACGCTCGCGGCGTGGCCTTGACGCAGGGGTACGGGCTCACCGAGGCCTCGCCGAACGTGCTGTGCCTGCCCGACGAGCACGCCCGGAGCCGCGCCGGCTCAGCGGGCAAGCCGTATCCGCACGTCGACGTCGCGGTGGCGGACCCCGTTTCCGGCGAGCACCTCGACGCCGCCGCCGAGGGTGAGCTGCTCGTGCACGGGCCGTCGGTGTTCGCCGGGTACTTCCGCGACGACGCGGCCACGGCAGCGGCCCTCCACGACGGTTGGCTGCACACCGGTGACCTCGTCCGGCGCGACGCCGACGGGTTCTTCACGATCGTCGACCGCATCAAGGACATCTACATCTCAGGGGGAGAGGGCGTCGCCCCCGCCGAGGTCGAATCGGTGCTCATGGCACATCCGGCCGTCGCCGATGTCGCCGTCGTCGGGGTGCCCGACGAGCGCTGGGGCGAGGCCGGCGTCGCGTGGGTGGTCGTGCGTCGCGGCCGGGTGACGGATGCCGCAGAGCTCGAGTCGTTCGCCCGTGACTTCCTCGCCCGGTTCAAAGTGCCCCGCGACGTGTACTTCATCGACGAGCTGCCGAGGTCGACCGCCGGCAAGGTGGTGCGTCGACACCTCGTCGAACGGGCGGCGGCATTCGCCGCGCAGGCCGCGCACACCCCGGCTGCCCGAACGGAGGACCGCCGATGA
- a CDS encoding low temperature requirement protein A has product MSETTTGDGQAAAPGRPPLDHRLRRMTGRDPNEAHRSATPLELLFDLTFVVAFSAAGAQTAHLLELGHWMPAIGGFLFAVFAIWWAWINYSWLASAYDNDDIFFRVATMVEMLGVLVLALGLPALFHSLDEGEYVDNGVVVAGYVVMRVATIALWLRVAKHDAARRRTALTYAVAVAVIQLGWIVLIFVNLPLGPTLALTAVLVALELLGPYVAEHGREGGTPWHAHHIAERYGLLVIITLGEIILGTILAISAVIDAQDWSLETIAVAFGGTALAFGLWWVYFTMPSGKVLHRFRERGFVWGYLHYFIFVGLAGAGAGLHVAAYEIEGVAHIGIVQALLTVVVPVGIFMVALFTIYSLLLRQFDPFHIWLFIGSIAVLVLAVVAVAAGASFGVGILITAASPFVVVVGYETVGHRHQAAALERAFAS; this is encoded by the coding sequence GTGAGCGAGACGACGACCGGTGACGGGCAGGCGGCGGCACCCGGACGCCCACCGCTCGACCACCGCCTGCGGCGCATGACGGGGCGCGATCCGAACGAGGCGCATCGCTCGGCCACGCCGCTCGAGCTGCTCTTCGACCTCACGTTCGTGGTCGCGTTCAGCGCGGCCGGTGCGCAGACAGCACACCTGCTCGAACTCGGCCATTGGATGCCGGCGATCGGCGGATTCCTGTTCGCCGTCTTCGCGATCTGGTGGGCGTGGATCAACTACTCGTGGCTCGCCTCGGCGTACGACAACGACGACATCTTCTTCCGCGTCGCCACGATGGTCGAGATGCTCGGCGTGCTGGTGCTGGCGCTCGGTCTGCCTGCGCTGTTCCACTCGCTCGACGAGGGCGAGTACGTCGACAACGGTGTGGTGGTTGCAGGGTACGTCGTCATGCGCGTGGCAACGATCGCGCTCTGGCTGCGCGTCGCCAAGCACGACGCCGCGCGTCGACGCACCGCGCTCACCTACGCCGTCGCGGTCGCCGTGATCCAGCTCGGCTGGATCGTGCTCATCTTCGTCAACCTGCCGCTCGGCCCCACGCTCGCGTTGACGGCGGTCCTCGTCGCGCTCGAGCTCCTGGGGCCCTATGTCGCCGAGCACGGCCGCGAGGGCGGCACCCCGTGGCACGCCCACCACATCGCCGAGCGCTACGGACTGCTCGTGATCATCACTCTGGGCGAGATCATCCTCGGCACGATCCTCGCGATCTCGGCCGTGATCGACGCGCAGGACTGGTCGCTGGAAACCATCGCCGTGGCCTTCGGCGGCACCGCCCTCGCGTTCGGCCTGTGGTGGGTGTACTTCACCATGCCGTCGGGCAAGGTGCTGCACCGCTTCCGCGAGCGGGGGTTCGTGTGGGGCTACCTCCACTACTTCATCTTCGTCGGGCTGGCAGGCGCCGGCGCGGGCCTGCACGTGGCCGCCTACGAGATCGAGGGCGTCGCCCACATCGGCATCGTGCAGGCGCTCCTGACCGTCGTGGTTCCGGTGGGCATCTTCATGGTCGCGCTGTTCACGATCTACTCACTGCTGCTTCGGCAGTTCGATCCGTTCCACATCTGGCTCTTCATCGGCAGCATCGCCGTGCTGGTGCTCGCAGTGGTCGCCGTGGCCGCCGGAGCGAGCTTCGGCGTCGGCATCCTGATCACTGCGGCATCGCCCTTCGTCGTCGTGGTCGGCTACGAGACGGTCGGCCATCGGCACCAGGCGGCCGCGCTCGAGCGAGCGTTCGCGTCCTGA
- a CDS encoding ABC transporter ATP-binding protein, translating to MTDHAVLSLEHIGLRIGGARILHDVSLEVAPGEMLGVIGPNGAGKTTLFNVISGVARPTEGRVRLDGADVTNTPIHRRAAAGLGRTFQTSSLFPALSVLENVRLAAQAHAGGAASVFRIPRRSDAATGRALECLAEVGLAERADADASGLAHGEKRKLEIAMLIAMDPKVILLDEPMAGVSSGDVPAITDVIRGLHRGGRTVLMVEHHMEVVLGLVDRVAVMHHGELLAVDTPEAVMANPTVQSAYLGEAV from the coding sequence ATGACCGACCACGCGGTGCTCAGCCTCGAGCACATCGGCCTCCGCATCGGGGGTGCGCGCATCCTCCACGACGTCTCGCTCGAGGTCGCGCCGGGCGAGATGCTCGGCGTCATCGGGCCGAACGGCGCAGGCAAGACGACGCTCTTCAACGTCATCTCCGGCGTCGCTCGGCCCACCGAAGGACGAGTGCGACTCGATGGCGCCGACGTCACGAACACTCCGATCCACCGTCGGGCCGCGGCCGGCCTCGGTCGCACCTTCCAGACGTCGAGCCTGTTCCCCGCGCTCAGCGTGCTCGAGAACGTGCGGCTCGCCGCGCAGGCGCACGCCGGCGGCGCGGCATCCGTCTTCCGGATTCCCCGACGGTCGGATGCCGCGACCGGGCGTGCCCTCGAGTGCCTCGCCGAGGTCGGGCTCGCCGAGCGCGCCGACGCCGACGCGTCGGGCCTCGCCCACGGCGAGAAGCGCAAGCTCGAGATCGCCATGCTCATCGCCATGGACCCGAAGGTGATCCTCCTCGACGAGCCGATGGCGGGGGTCTCCTCCGGCGACGTGCCGGCGATCACCGACGTGATCCGCGGACTGCATCGCGGCGGCCGCACGGTGCTCATGGTCGAGCACCACATGGAGGTCGTGCTCGGGCTCGTCGACCGCGTGGCCGTCATGCACCACGGCGAGCTCCTCGCCGTCGACACCCCGGAGGCCGTCATGGCGAACCCCACCGTGCAGTCCGCGTACCTCGGGGAGGCGGTGTGA
- a CDS encoding ABC transporter ATP-binding protein, protein MSEQQSAAPILTVSRLSGRIAGQQVVEDVSFEVPAVGVTALLGRNGVGKTSTIKSILGLIERTGDVTLGGVRIDRMPTHRIVQQGVGYVPEDREVFGSLTVAENLRLAERDDHPRRDLVEQLFPDLLERRAQRAGTLSGGQQQMVSLARALINENRLLLVDEPTKGLAPRIVDEVATALAEAARTVPILLVEQNLHVIRRLAERVVVLSGGRIVFAGDAAELLDDEARIQRYLGVHDAADPHDAADPHDTAEGSTR, encoded by the coding sequence GTGAGCGAGCAGCAGTCGGCCGCGCCGATCCTCACGGTCTCGCGCCTCTCAGGTCGCATCGCCGGCCAGCAGGTCGTCGAGGACGTCTCCTTCGAGGTGCCGGCGGTCGGCGTGACCGCCCTCCTCGGCCGCAACGGCGTGGGCAAGACCTCGACGATCAAGTCGATCCTCGGCCTCATCGAGCGAACCGGTGACGTGACCCTCGGCGGAGTCCGCATCGACCGCATGCCGACCCACCGCATCGTGCAACAGGGTGTCGGCTACGTGCCGGAGGACCGCGAGGTGTTCGGCTCGCTCACCGTGGCCGAGAACCTCCGCCTCGCCGAACGCGACGACCATCCTCGACGCGACCTCGTCGAGCAGCTCTTCCCCGATCTTCTCGAACGCCGTGCGCAACGAGCAGGCACGCTCTCCGGAGGGCAGCAGCAGATGGTCTCCCTCGCCCGGGCCCTCATCAACGAGAACCGGCTCCTGCTCGTCGACGAGCCGACCAAGGGGCTCGCCCCGCGCATCGTCGACGAGGTGGCCACCGCGCTCGCCGAAGCGGCGCGAACCGTCCCGATCCTCCTCGTCGAGCAGAACCTGCACGTCATCCGCCGGCTCGCCGAGCGCGTCGTCGTGCTCTCGGGCGGCCGGATCGTCTTCGCGGGTGACGCCGCCGAGCTCCTCGACGACGAGGCGCGCATCCAGCGCTACCTCGGCGTGCACGACGCGGCAGATCCTCACGACGCGGCAGACCCCCACGACACGGCTGAGGGGAGCACCCGATGA
- a CDS encoding branched-chain amino acid ABC transporter permease, which produces MNQALTDAPASTRGAASARRSLWLTVAGIALVVLLAILPLLAIDIPGVLPGPTYTPGTLQLLAYAMLIAALALSYRMMFGLAGLLSFGHALFFAAGAYGLGMTLDAFAPAEWPSGLIFVGSIAVTLIAGIVLAATVGALALRVTGISFAMVTLAFAQAGSVLIRRNPGSATGGDEGLSLDITNVPAALVGVLNTRNLYWVALGVLVFVYLVVLWVEQSRAGRVAEATRENELRVRVIGIRPYGVKLLVFIVASALAAVAGMGYLLLQSGASPRIATADFTLTLLVIVVLGGVGYRWGAIVGGIVYTLLDQRLTALAGSDFIAGLPPVLRVPLSEPLFILGTLFILVVLFLPGGIAGIPQRIRSGRKQHPAEAEETADA; this is translated from the coding sequence ATGAACCAGGCACTGACGGATGCTCCGGCATCGACTCGCGGCGCGGCATCCGCTCGCCGATCGCTGTGGCTCACGGTCGCCGGCATCGCGCTCGTCGTACTGCTCGCGATCCTCCCGCTGCTCGCGATCGACATCCCGGGCGTGCTGCCCGGCCCGACCTATACCCCGGGCACCCTGCAGCTGCTCGCCTACGCGATGCTCATCGCGGCGCTCGCGCTGAGCTACCGCATGATGTTCGGCCTCGCCGGGCTGCTGTCGTTCGGGCACGCGCTGTTCTTCGCGGCCGGCGCGTACGGGCTCGGCATGACCCTCGACGCGTTCGCACCGGCCGAGTGGCCGAGCGGACTCATCTTCGTCGGCTCGATCGCGGTGACGCTCATCGCGGGCATCGTGCTCGCCGCGACCGTCGGCGCGCTGGCACTGCGGGTCACGGGCATCTCCTTCGCAATGGTGACGCTCGCGTTCGCCCAGGCCGGCTCGGTGCTGATCCGGCGCAACCCGGGCAGCGCGACCGGTGGCGACGAAGGGCTCTCGCTCGACATCACGAACGTGCCTGCGGCCCTCGTCGGCGTGCTGAACACGCGCAACCTCTACTGGGTCGCGCTCGGCGTGCTCGTGTTCGTGTACCTCGTGGTGCTCTGGGTCGAGCAGAGTCGTGCCGGACGCGTCGCCGAGGCCACGCGCGAGAACGAGCTGCGGGTGCGCGTCATCGGCATCCGCCCGTACGGGGTGAAGCTGCTCGTCTTCATCGTGGCTTCCGCGCTCGCGGCGGTCGCGGGCATGGGCTACCTCCTCCTCCAGTCGGGCGCGTCGCCGCGCATCGCGACGGCCGACTTCACGCTCACGCTGCTCGTCATCGTCGTGCTCGGCGGAGTGGGGTATCGCTGGGGGGCGATCGTCGGCGGTATCGTCTACACACTGCTCGACCAGCGACTCACGGCGCTCGCGGGCTCCGACTTCATCGCGGGGCTGCCTCCCGTGCTCCGCGTGCCGCTGTCCGAGCCGTTGTTCATTCTGGGAACGCTCTTCATCCTCGTGGTGCTGTTCCTGCCCGGGGGGATCGCGGGGATCCCGCAGCGCATCCGTTCGGGCCGGAAGCAGCACCCGGCCGAAGCGGAGGAGACCGCCGATGCCTGA
- a CDS encoding acetyl-CoA C-acetyltransferase, whose product MSIPDVVIIAGARTPFARINGNLAGQSAVELGTIAIRGALERAGVAADDIDAVIMGQVLQAGAGQNPAKQSAVAAGIPWRVPATTVNKVCLSGLVAITDAARLIRLGEASVVVAGGQESMTNAPHLLPGSRHGQAYGNWDLVDHAANDGLTDAFDRESMGASTERFNARYELGRTEQDEIAAASHVRAGQAQTSGVFADEIVPVEVPQRKGDPVIVDQDQGVRPDSTVEVLAKLRPAFAAEGTITAGNSSPLSDGAAAVVVASREWAEERGLPWLAIVGAAGQVAGPDNSLHSQPANAIAAALEKAGGSADELDLVEINEAFAAVSLASTRELGISSDVVNVHGGAIALGHPIGASGARLALHAALELSRRGGGRAAVALCGGGGQGEALLLSR is encoded by the coding sequence ATGAGCATCCCCGACGTCGTCATCATCGCCGGCGCGCGCACCCCGTTCGCCCGCATCAACGGCAACCTCGCGGGCCAGTCGGCGGTCGAGCTCGGCACGATCGCGATCCGCGGCGCACTCGAACGCGCCGGGGTCGCCGCCGACGACATCGACGCCGTGATCATGGGCCAGGTGCTGCAGGCCGGCGCCGGCCAGAACCCCGCCAAGCAATCCGCCGTCGCCGCGGGCATCCCTTGGCGCGTCCCCGCGACGACCGTCAACAAGGTCTGCCTGTCGGGCCTCGTCGCCATCACGGATGCCGCGCGGCTCATCCGCCTCGGTGAGGCATCCGTCGTCGTGGCCGGCGGCCAGGAATCCATGACGAACGCCCCGCACCTGCTGCCGGGGTCACGCCACGGCCAGGCATACGGCAACTGGGACCTCGTCGACCACGCGGCCAACGACGGACTCACCGACGCGTTCGACCGCGAGTCGATGGGCGCCTCGACCGAGCGGTTCAACGCCCGCTACGAACTCGGGCGCACCGAACAAGACGAGATCGCCGCCGCCTCCCACGTGCGCGCCGGCCAGGCCCAGACCTCCGGCGTCTTCGCCGACGAGATCGTGCCCGTCGAGGTCCCCCAGCGCAAGGGTGACCCCGTCATCGTCGACCAAGACCAAGGGGTTCGCCCCGACTCCACCGTCGAGGTGCTCGCGAAGCTCCGTCCGGCGTTCGCCGCCGAGGGCACGATCACGGCGGGCAACTCGTCGCCACTCTCCGACGGTGCCGCCGCGGTCGTCGTCGCGAGCCGCGAGTGGGCCGAAGAGCGTGGGCTTCCGTGGCTCGCGATCGTCGGCGCCGCCGGCCAGGTCGCCGGTCCCGACAACTCGCTGCACTCGCAGCCCGCCAACGCGATCGCCGCCGCCCTCGAGAAGGCCGGCGGCAGCGCCGACGAGCTCGACCTCGTCGAGATCAACGAGGCATTCGCCGCGGTGTCGCTCGCGTCGACGCGAGAACTCGGCATCTCGTCCGACGTCGTCAACGTGCACGGCGGGGCGATCGCGCTCGGCCACCCGATCGGCGCCTCCGGCGCGCGACTCGCATTGCACGCCGCGCTCGAGCTCTCACGTCGCGGCGGTGGCCGCGCGGCCGTCGCCCTCTGCGGCGGCGGCGGCCAGGGCGAGGCACTCCTGCTCTCCCGCTGA
- a CDS encoding substrate-binding domain-containing protein: MRVTKKYLATAVIAAATIALVGCAPTTAAGGDAGATDAGAPVKVAMMTSQTGPLAAYGAAYTAGFEAGLDYATDGTGTVDGRELEIEWADDQGNPDTAVSKAKDFIGQGYQILAGTAASGIATALAEQAAQNQILYISGPAAADAITGVNEYTFRSGRQTYQDVATAGTFIGDPAGKKVVVFAQDTAFGQGNLAGVQAVLGGQGATVEGVLVAEDATEFTPFAQQLIAAAPDLVFVAWAGASSGAMWTSLAQQGVFDAVPVVTGLGDVATYGAYGDASSDISFLNHYFGGAAGTEVEAAMIESLEAAGATPDLFSPDGFVAAQMIVQAIREGGDTVDGMIDALEGWTFDSVKGEITVREEDHAMIQPMYQAKLVEDGGTWVPELVDTVDAETVAPPVAGE, from the coding sequence ATGCGGGTTACGAAGAAGTACCTGGCGACGGCCGTCATTGCCGCCGCGACCATCGCACTGGTCGGGTGCGCACCCACCACGGCTGCCGGCGGCGACGCCGGGGCGACGGATGCCGGTGCGCCGGTCAAGGTCGCGATGATGACGAGCCAGACCGGCCCGCTCGCCGCCTACGGCGCCGCGTACACGGCCGGCTTCGAAGCCGGACTCGACTACGCCACCGACGGCACCGGCACCGTCGACGGACGCGAGCTCGAGATCGAATGGGCCGACGACCAGGGCAACCCCGACACCGCCGTCTCGAAGGCGAAGGACTTCATCGGGCAGGGCTACCAGATCCTCGCGGGCACCGCGGCGTCGGGCATCGCCACCGCGCTCGCCGAGCAGGCCGCGCAGAACCAGATCCTCTACATCTCGGGCCCGGCGGCCGCCGACGCCATCACGGGCGTCAACGAGTACACGTTCCGCTCGGGTCGCCAGACCTACCAGGACGTCGCGACGGCCGGTACGTTCATCGGCGACCCCGCCGGCAAGAAGGTCGTCGTCTTCGCGCAGGACACCGCCTTCGGCCAGGGCAACCTCGCCGGCGTCCAGGCCGTGCTCGGCGGCCAGGGCGCGACCGTCGAGGGCGTGCTCGTCGCCGAGGATGCGACCGAGTTCACTCCGTTCGCACAGCAGCTCATCGCCGCGGCGCCCGACCTCGTGTTCGTCGCCTGGGCGGGCGCGTCATCCGGCGCCATGTGGACCTCGCTGGCGCAGCAGGGCGTGTTCGACGCCGTTCCGGTCGTCACCGGGCTCGGCGACGTCGCGACCTACGGCGCCTACGGCGACGCGTCGAGCGACATCTCGTTCCTGAACCACTACTTCGGCGGCGCGGCGGGCACCGAGGTCGAGGCTGCGATGATCGAGTCGCTCGAGGCGGCCGGCGCGACCCCCGACCTGTTCTCGCCCGACGGGTTCGTCGCCGCGCAGATGATCGTGCAGGCCATCCGCGAGGGCGGCGACACGGTCGACGGCATGATCGACGCGCTCGAGGGCTGGACGTTCGACTCCGTGAAGGGCGAGATCACCGTGCGCGAAGAGGACCACGCGATGATCCAGCCGATGTACCAGGCGAAGCTCGTCGAAGACGGCGGAACCTGGGTGCCCGAGCTCGTCGACACGGTCGACGCCGAGACCGTCGCCCCGCCGGTCGCCGGCGAGTAG
- a CDS encoding 3-hydroxybutyrate dehydrogenase — translation MTDLSGRRAVVTGGASGIGEACARALAAAGAHVVIADLNGEAASRVAAELGGDAWQVDLGDTAALADLSLDADILVNNAGIQHVSPIEEFDPERFALILRLMLESPFLLIRAALPGMYAKGFGRVINISSVHGIRASPFKSAYVAAKHGLEGLSKVTALEGGPHGVTSNCLDPGYVRTPLVEKQIADQARVHGIPEAEVLPKIMLTESAIKRLVEPAEVASLAVWLAGPDAGMVTGASYTMDGGWSAR, via the coding sequence GTGACCGATCTCAGCGGGCGACGCGCGGTCGTCACCGGGGGTGCGAGCGGCATCGGCGAGGCATGTGCGCGTGCGCTCGCGGCGGCCGGGGCCCACGTCGTCATCGCCGACCTCAACGGCGAGGCCGCATCACGCGTGGCGGCGGAGCTCGGCGGCGACGCCTGGCAGGTGGACCTCGGCGACACGGCCGCCCTCGCCGACCTCTCGCTCGACGCGGACATCCTCGTGAACAACGCGGGGATCCAGCACGTCAGCCCCATCGAGGAGTTCGACCCCGAGCGGTTCGCGCTCATCCTCCGACTCATGCTCGAGTCGCCGTTCCTCCTCATCCGGGCGGCCCTGCCCGGCATGTATGCGAAGGGGTTCGGCCGGGTGATCAACATCTCGAGCGTGCACGGCATCCGCGCGTCGCCGTTCAAGTCCGCCTACGTCGCGGCCAAGCACGGGCTCGAGGGCCTCTCGAAGGTCACGGCGCTCGAGGGCGGACCGCACGGCGTCACCTCGAACTGCCTCGACCCCGGGTACGTGCGCACGCCGCTCGTCGAGAAGCAGATCGCCGACCAGGCGCGCGTGCACGGCATCCCCGAGGCGGAGGTCCTGCCGAAGATCATGCTGACCGAGTCCGCGATCAAGCGGCTCGTGGAACCCGCAGAGGTCGCGAGCCTCGCCGTCTGGCTCGCCGGCCCCGACGCCGGCATGGTGACGGGCGCGAGCTACACGATGGACGGCGGCTGGAGCGCCAGATGA
- a CDS encoding branched-chain amino acid ABC transporter permease, producing MSTVILLVITGLGLGALYFLVASGLSLIYGLMGVLNFAHGSFLTISAFLGWEVGRRVSDGTWWGLAISALVGIAVGAVVAALTEYLLIRRLYERHIEQALVTVGLALASVALFEGIWGTDPIYTENPAWLEQTTEILGAKIPNDRFLLIACALLVLGGIVLFLRKTRYGLIIRAGVENRSMVTALGIDVRRSFTLVFAIGGAAAGLGGVLASVYYGYVSAHLGSTLLIFAFIVTVIGGLGSLTGAAIASVLVAVLQQFANFYLGGTGDLVVVVALAAVLLVRPRGLMGKVA from the coding sequence ATGAGCACCGTCATACTCCTGGTGATCACGGGCCTCGGCCTCGGCGCGCTCTACTTCCTCGTCGCGAGCGGCCTCTCGCTCATCTACGGCCTCATGGGCGTGCTGAACTTCGCGCACGGCTCGTTCCTCACGATCTCGGCCTTCCTCGGCTGGGAGGTCGGCCGCCGCGTCTCAGACGGAACCTGGTGGGGCCTCGCGATCTCGGCGCTCGTCGGCATCGCCGTCGGCGCGGTCGTCGCCGCCCTCACCGAGTACCTCCTCATTCGGCGGCTGTACGAACGGCACATCGAGCAGGCGCTCGTCACGGTCGGCCTCGCACTCGCGAGCGTCGCGCTCTTCGAGGGCATCTGGGGCACCGACCCGATCTACACCGAGAACCCCGCGTGGCTCGAGCAGACCACCGAGATCCTCGGAGCGAAGATCCCGAACGACCGGTTCCTCCTCATCGCCTGCGCGCTCCTCGTGCTCGGCGGCATCGTGCTCTTCCTCCGCAAGACCCGCTACGGCCTCATCATCCGAGCCGGCGTCGAGAACCGCTCGATGGTCACCGCCCTCGGCATCGACGTGCGCCGCTCGTTCACCCTCGTCTTCGCGATCGGCGGCGCGGCGGCCGGCCTCGGCGGCGTGCTCGCGTCGGTGTACTACGGCTACGTCTCGGCCCATCTCGGGTCGACGCTGCTCATCTTCGCCTTCATCGTGACGGTCATCGGTGGCCTGGGCTCGCTCACCGGCGCCGCGATCGCGTCGGTGCTCGTGGCGGTGCTGCAGCAATTCGCCAACTTCTACCTCGGGGGCACGGGCGACCTCGTCGTCGTGGTCGCGCTCGCCGCGGTGCTGCTCGTTCGCCCGCGCGGACTCATGGGGAAGGTCGCATGA
- a CDS encoding TetR/AcrR family transcriptional regulator, with protein MSAQPRTARGEKTRRRLLEAAEHVFSKHGYHEASVSRITDHAGVGQGTFYLYFDTKLDLFDELVEDLNHRVRQAMSEGTRGASSRIEAERAGFAAFFRFTAEHPALYRVVREAELVSPEALRMHYTRIVEGYIDGLREASADGEIGDIDPTVAAWALMGIGEMIGMRWVLWGDGDAAPGNDADPTASGTREVPPHVLDEMMRFISGALGRPELVRDRRESAGEKEES; from the coding sequence ATGAGCGCCCAGCCCCGCACCGCCCGCGGCGAGAAGACGCGGCGACGCCTGCTCGAGGCCGCGGAGCACGTGTTCTCGAAGCACGGGTACCACGAGGCATCCGTCTCGCGCATCACCGACCACGCCGGCGTCGGCCAGGGCACCTTCTACCTCTACTTCGACACGAAGCTCGACCTGTTCGACGAGCTCGTCGAAGACCTCAACCACCGGGTGCGGCAGGCGATGAGCGAAGGCACCCGCGGTGCATCCAGCCGCATCGAGGCCGAGCGGGCCGGCTTCGCCGCTTTCTTCCGCTTCACGGCGGAGCATCCGGCCCTCTACCGCGTCGTGCGCGAGGCCGAGCTCGTCTCGCCCGAGGCGCTGCGCATGCATTACACGCGAATCGTCGAGGGCTACATCGACGGACTCCGTGAGGCGAGCGCCGACGGCGAGATCGGCGACATCGACCCGACGGTCGCCGCATGGGCGCTCATGGGGATCGGCGAGATGATCGGCATGCGCTGGGTGCTCTGGGGCGACGGCGACGCTGCTCCGGGCAACGACGCCGACCCCACCGCGAGCGGCACCCGCGAGGTGCCGCCGCACGTGCTCGACGAGATGATGCGCTTCATCTCCGGAGCGCTCGGGCGCCCGGAACTGGTACGAGACCGACGCGAGAGCGCGGGGGAGAAGGAGGAATCGTGA